One Aphidius gifuensis isolate YNYX2018 linkage group LG5, ASM1490517v1, whole genome shotgun sequence genomic region harbors:
- the LOC122857214 gene encoding uncharacterized protein LOC122857214 isoform X1, translating to MSSINVSDSTPSFEVDENSGFSKHVKAFSKKMEKFEADHEERLMALLSSADSLRQVKQLLSDEGELSEGMKEVFDKAIKEEEEEKKASEVPIKRIINKIRIMNKRERQHELDKLLKKNEAELQRTEHYLFITLTPSQIKERQAQLDLEQDLLAEYLWILKEISPNTHENAVKLQSAESWPDYPEFEDTSSEDLFQKLCEEYLKMKNSHIDACGQQPIF from the exons ATGTCTTCAATTaa TGTTTCAGACTCAACCCCATCATTTGAAGTTGATGAAAATAGTGGCTTTTCTAAACACGTCAAAgctttttccaaaaaaatggaaaaatttgaaGCAGATCATGAGGAACGTTTAATGGCACT TCTTTCTTCAGCTGATTCACTTCGTCAAGTTAAACAGCTATTAAGTGACGAAGGAGAACTATCAGAAGGTATGAAAGAAGTCTTTGATAAAGCtataaaagaagaagaagaagaaaagaaaGCTTCTGAAGTGCCCATAAAACGTATCATAAACAAAATTCGAATAATGAATAAACGTGAAAGACAACATGAATTggacaaattattaaaaaaaaatgaagctgAATTGCa GAGGACCgaacattatttattcataacaTTAACACCATCTCAGATAAAAGAAAGACAAGCTCAATTGGATTTAGAACAAGATCTTTTGGCAGAATACTTATGGATTCTGAAAGAAATAAGTCCAAATACTCACGAAAATGCAGTAAAACTTCAGTCAGCAGAAAGCTGGCCTGATTATCCAGAGTTTGAAGACAC CAGTTCGGAAGACCTCTTTCAAAAGCTATGCGAAGAATatctaaaaatgaaaaacagtCATATTGATGCATGTGGTCAACAACCTATTTTTTag
- the LOC122857209 gene encoding U6 small nuclear RNA (adenine-(43)-N(6))-methyltransferase produces MSLRKFMHPKNKYKIEPNFRDLAQIYPEFHQHVYTDLTGKLKFNFKSQESLKVLAKILLKHDFNIDVDIPDDKLIPVLPLRLNYIHWIEDLLEHANVKNNIVGIDIGTGAICIYPILCSKLFGWKMIGTEIDETSVSSAINNVKKNNLDNLITVEHADHNIILNKSLIDNNNNNSYLFTMCNPPFFNNNQLMFKKNKKKPPRNASTGNNNELFIDGGECKFVLNIINESIILSTNIKIYTTMLGQKSSLIYFRKEFKNKNIDNYTWTEFCQGYTKRWGLAWTFLSKDVLNLQTAPVIREKNDRKSLNKKSKDKFSVEFTFPLDDKWTDFELIIKSLKQWIQELKIEMKELKLKNDSSNSWVCNLKTYEDTWSHARRKRRLASRETIESKKPRLDDEQVNLINGNSLNQQINYTETKNIYLEFSITVVLINTDNIRINLILHNGNGGKIGLETFRQYLINKFNIKNFLKQKNTIKNCKNK; encoded by the exons atgtcACTAAGAAAATTTATGcatccaaaaaataaatacaaaattgagCCAAATTTTCGTGATCTTGCCCAAATTTATCCGGAATTTCATCAACATGTCTACACG gaTTTAactggtaaattaaaatttaattttaaaagtcaaGAAAGTCTCAAGGTACttgctaaaatattattaaaacatgattttaatattgatgttGATATACCTGATGATAAATTGATTCCAGTACTTCCACTTagacttaattatattcattggATTGAGGATCTTCTTGAACATgctaatgtaaaaaataacattgttgGAATTGACATTG gAACTGGTGCTATTTGTATATATCCAATTTTATGCTCAAAATTATTTGGATGGAAAATGATAGGAACTGAAATTGATGAAACAAGTGTATCATcagcaataaataatgttaaaaaaaataatttagataatttaataacag TTGAACATGCTGatcataatataatattaaataaatcattaattgataataataataataatagctatttatttacaatgtgTAATCcaccattttttaataacaatcaattaatgtttaaaaaaaataaaaaaaaaccaccaagAAATGCATCAActggtaataataatgaattatttattgatggtggtgaatgtaaatttgtattaaatatcattaatgaaagtattatattatcaacaaatattaaaatatatacaacaatgtTGGGTCAAAAATCAAGTCTTATATATTTTcgtaaagaatttaaaaataaaaatattgataattatacatgGACTGAATTTTGTCAGGGATATACAAAAAG ATGGGGATTggcttggacatttttatcaaaagatgtattaaatttacaaacagcACCAGTTATacgtgaaaaaaatgatagaaaatctttaaataaaaaatcaaaagataaattttcagTTGAATTTACATTTCCTCTTGATGATAAATGGACTGATTTTGAactgataataaaatcattgaaacaATGGATACAAgaattaaaa attgaaatgaaagaattaaaattaaaaaatgacagCTCAAATAGTTGggtatgtaatttaaaaacatatgaAGATACTTGGAGCCATGCTAGAAGAAAACGTCGTCTTGCATCAAGAGAAACAATTGAGTCAAAGAAACCACGTTTGGATGATGAACaagtcaatttaataaatggtaattcattaaatcaacaaataaattatacagaaacaaaaaatatttatcttgagTTTAGTATAACAGTTGTTTTGATAAATACTGATAATAtacgaataaatttaattttacataatgGTAATGGTGGTAAAATTGGTTTGGAAACATTTCGTCAATatcttattaataaatttaatattaaaaattttttaaaacaaaaaaatacaattaaaaattgtaaaaataaa
- the LOC122857214 gene encoding uncharacterized protein LOC122857214 isoform X2, producing MSSINVSDSTPSFEVDENSGFSKHVKAFSKKMEKFEADHEERLMALLSSADSLRQVKQLLSDEGELSEGMKEVFDKAIKEEEEEKKASEVPIKRIINKIRIMNKRERQHELDKLLKKNEAELQRTEHYLFITLTPSQIKERQAQLDLEQDLLAEYLWILKEISPNTHENAVKLQSAESWPDYPEFEDTSEDLFQKLCEEYLKMKNSHIDACGQQPIF from the exons ATGTCTTCAATTaa TGTTTCAGACTCAACCCCATCATTTGAAGTTGATGAAAATAGTGGCTTTTCTAAACACGTCAAAgctttttccaaaaaaatggaaaaatttgaaGCAGATCATGAGGAACGTTTAATGGCACT TCTTTCTTCAGCTGATTCACTTCGTCAAGTTAAACAGCTATTAAGTGACGAAGGAGAACTATCAGAAGGTATGAAAGAAGTCTTTGATAAAGCtataaaagaagaagaagaagaaaagaaaGCTTCTGAAGTGCCCATAAAACGTATCATAAACAAAATTCGAATAATGAATAAACGTGAAAGACAACATGAATTggacaaattattaaaaaaaaatgaagctgAATTGCa GAGGACCgaacattatttattcataacaTTAACACCATCTCAGATAAAAGAAAGACAAGCTCAATTGGATTTAGAACAAGATCTTTTGGCAGAATACTTATGGATTCTGAAAGAAATAAGTCCAAATACTCACGAAAATGCAGTAAAACTTCAGTCAGCAGAAAGCTGGCCTGATTATCCAGAGTTTGAAGACAC TTCGGAAGACCTCTTTCAAAAGCTATGCGAAGAATatctaaaaatgaaaaacagtCATATTGATGCATGTGGTCAACAACCTATTTTTTag
- the LOC122857217 gene encoding centrosomal protein of 131 kDa-like isoform X1, with the protein MISIVHPQVATKPPINKHCTIKKPLKKCKLIQKKLDNNNNINEKSEALKKDTIELPDSCNNNSNQKFIDNNSTSFDKLCNMINDLEKNLQQEHEVLSVNQCFLPTEEVPVASTIDHHEQKQPEKDKPAEFFIKEGSTYEDIMKFLNTLDDDCSIPDFLKIEKQLNNNKLPQNIEDFFLQKNKQQIDSNNSTRNKNIIIGKIRDDELATALLKLEDREATLKLLKDELKNERKQACDKLSKQKFDLTNELQNQKIKYQNIIKRHQKFIEQLIEEKKVLTEKCDILGQKIKEIEIKQQKDIKVLIDRHAIEIQRARELCMASEKIRRERWLEAKTSKIKEMTVKGLEPELRSMVDQHQQEIQDIRSAHMKELQDVELRTIRRSNQQLEQLRIELTESHDKILTNEKDAMRMRFQIKYEEQEKQLQIQQRNYFQQLENEKIKFNNELSKKTTDYNLSLEQLTQKFQDKIEQLKCQNDIEKKNIKEIIDAEKEAWINNFKRQQNIKLSISEANLREQIIKERDEQIELTIDRYEKEKNNIKINLQRETDNTIKCLKDKYESELQVVCENEKLVRDKLLLAEEKYNELEIKLEKTETKLGKCLADFKEETCMVERLTRERDHAKKLARQEIEHEKRELEDKISSLYKEITEINKNRDTHMTQLYSRIKLIITQKDMSIKNITNQANDFKNKCEHLEKLLDQQRKEYVLKNL; encoded by the exons atgattagtATTGTTCATCCTCAAGTTGCAACAAAACcaccaataaataaacattgtactattaaaaaaccattaaaaaaatgtaaattaatacaaaaaaaattagataataataataatattaatgaaaaaagtgaagctttaaaaaaagatacaatTGAATTACCTGATAgctgtaataataatagtaatcaaaaatttattgacaataattcaacgtcatttgataaattatgcaatatgataaatgatttggaaaaaaatttacaacaagaGCATGAAGTTTTGTCAGTAAATCAATGTTTTTTACCAACTGAAGAAGTTCCAGTTGCATCAACAATTGATCATCATGAacaa AAACAGCCGGAGAAAGATAAACctgctgaattttttatcaaggaGGGATCAACATACGAggatattatgaaatttttaaatactctaGATGATGATTGTTCAATtcctgattttttaaaaatagaaaaacaattaaataataataaattaccacaaaatattgaagatttttttttacaaaaaaataaacaacaaattgactcaaataattcaacaag aaataaaaatataattattggaaaaatacGAGATGATGAATTAGCAACAGCACTATTAAAACTTGAAGATCGTGAagcaacattaaaattattaaaagatgaattaaaaaatgaacgtAAACAAGCTTGTGATAAATTaagcaaacaaaaatttgatttaacaaatgaattacaaaatcaaaaaattaaatatcaaaatataataaaacgtcatcaaaaatttattgaacaattaattgaagaaaaaaaagtattaactGAAAAATGTGATATACTTggacaaaaaattaaagaaattgaaataaaacaacaaaaagatATTAAAGTATTAATTGATAGACATGCTATTGAAATACAACGTGCACGTGAATTATGTATGGCATCAGAAAAAATAAGACGTGAACGTTGGCTTGAAGCAAAAACATccaaaattaaa gAAATGACAGTAAAAGGTTTAGAGCCAGAGCTTCGAAGCATGGTtgatcaacatcaacaagaaATTCAAGATATTAGAAGTGCTCATATGAAGGAACTTCAAGATGTTGAACTTCGTACAATACGAAGATCAAATCAACAACTTGAACAATTACGAATTGAATTAACAGAAAgtcatgataaaatattaacaaatgaaaaagatgCAATGAGAATGagatttcaaattaaatatgaagaaCAAGAAAAACAATTGCAAATACAACAacgtaattattttcaacaacttgaaaatgaaaaaattaaattcaataatgaattgtcaaaaaaaactactgattataatttatcacttGAACAATTGACCCAAAAATttcag gataaaattgaacaattaaaatgtcaaaatgacattgaaaaaaaaaacataaaagaaataattgatgCTGAAAAAGAAGCATggattaacaattttaaaagacaacaaaatattaaattaagtaTATCAGAGGCAAATTTACgtgaacaaataataaaagaacGTGATGAACAAattgaattaacaattgatcgttatgaaaaagaaaaaaataatattaaaataaatttacaacgtGAAACAGATAATACAATAaa atGTTTGAAAGACAAATACGAATCCGAACTACAAGTTGTTTGTGAGAATGAAAAACTTGTAAGAGATAAGCTATTATTAGCTGAAGAAAAATACAACGagctagaaattaaattagaaaaaaccGAGACTAAATTAGGAAAATGTTTGGCTGATTTTAAAGAAGAGACTTGT aTGGTTGAAAGATTAACTAGAGAACGTGATCATGCTAAAAAATTAGCAAGACAAGAAATTGAACATGAAAAACGTGAACTTGAAGATAAAATTTCGTCACTGTACAAAGAAATAACtgagattaataaaaatcgtGATACACACATGACACAATTATACAGcag aataaaattaataataacacaaaaagatatgtcaattaaaaatataacaaatcaagctaatgattttaaaaataaatgtgaacatttagaaaaattattggatCAACAGAGAAAAGAATacgtgttaaaaaatttataa
- the LOC122857214 gene encoding uncharacterized protein LOC122857214 isoform X3, with protein MEKFEADHEERLMALLSSADSLRQVKQLLSDEGELSEGMKEVFDKAIKEEEEEKKASEVPIKRIINKIRIMNKRERQHELDKLLKKNEAELQRTEHYLFITLTPSQIKERQAQLDLEQDLLAEYLWILKEISPNTHENAVKLQSAESWPDYPEFEDTSSEDLFQKLCEEYLKMKNSHIDACGQQPIF; from the exons atggaaaaatttgaaGCAGATCATGAGGAACGTTTAATGGCACT TCTTTCTTCAGCTGATTCACTTCGTCAAGTTAAACAGCTATTAAGTGACGAAGGAGAACTATCAGAAGGTATGAAAGAAGTCTTTGATAAAGCtataaaagaagaagaagaagaaaagaaaGCTTCTGAAGTGCCCATAAAACGTATCATAAACAAAATTCGAATAATGAATAAACGTGAAAGACAACATGAATTggacaaattattaaaaaaaaatgaagctgAATTGCa GAGGACCgaacattatttattcataacaTTAACACCATCTCAGATAAAAGAAAGACAAGCTCAATTGGATTTAGAACAAGATCTTTTGGCAGAATACTTATGGATTCTGAAAGAAATAAGTCCAAATACTCACGAAAATGCAGTAAAACTTCAGTCAGCAGAAAGCTGGCCTGATTATCCAGAGTTTGAAGACAC CAGTTCGGAAGACCTCTTTCAAAAGCTATGCGAAGAATatctaaaaatgaaaaacagtCATATTGATGCATGTGGTCAACAACCTATTTTTTag
- the LOC122857218 gene encoding GTP-binding protein 128up gives MSTILEKISAIESEMGRTQKNKATSGHLAMLKAKLAKLRRELITPKGGGGGAGEQGFEVAKTGDARIGFVGFPSVGKSTLLSTLAGVYSEVAAYEFTTLTTVPGCIKYKGAKIQLLDLPGIIEGAKDGKGRGRQVIAVARTCSLIFIVLDVLKPLGHKRLIEHELEGFGLRLNKQPPNINFRKKEKGGINLQTMCTQSELDLETVRTILSEYKIHNADITLRYDASADDLIDIIEGNRVYVPCIYLLNKIDQISIEELDVIYKIPHCVPISAHHKWNFDDLLEKMWDYLKLVRIYTKPKGQLPDYNSPVVLNTERRSVEDFCNKLHRTIAKEFKYALVWGSSVKHQPQKVGKDHVLNDEDVVQIVKKV, from the exons atgtcGACAATATTGGAGAAAATTTCTGCCATCGAGTCTGAG ATGGGCAGGACCCAAAAAAATAAGGCAACATCTGGACATTTGGCAATGCTTAAAGCAAAATTAGCAAAATTAAGACGTGAATTAATAACACCAaaaggtggtggtggtggtgctggTGAACAAGGTTTTGAAGTTGCTAAAACTGGTGATGCTAGAATTGGTTTTGTTGGTTTTCCATCTGTTGGAAAATCAACATTATTAAGTACACTTGCTGGTGTTTATTCAGAAGTTGCAGCATATGAATTTACAACATTAACAACTGTACCAggttgtataaaatataaaggtGCTAAAATtcag tTGTTGGATCTTCCTGGTATTATTGAAGGTGCTAAAGATGGTAAAGGTCGTGGTAGACAAGTTATTGCTGTTGCACGAACATGTAgtcttatatttattgtacttGATGTACTAAAACCACTTGGACATAAACGTCTTATTGAACATGAATTGGAAGGTTTTGGATTACGATTAAATAAACAACCaccaaatattaattttcgtaaaaaggaAAAGGGTGGTATTAATCTACAAACAATG tgtaCACAAAGTGAACTTGATTTAGAAACAGTCAGAACTATTTTATCAGagtataaaattcataatgcTGATATTACTTTGAGATATGATGCATCTGCTGATGATttgattgatattattgaaggAAATCGTGTTTATGTACCATGCATTTATCTTCTTaataaaattg atcAAATTAGTATTGAGGAATTGgatgttatttataaaattcctCATTGTGTACCAATATCTGCTCATCATAAATGGAACTTTGatgatttacttgaaaaaatgtgggattatttgaaattagTTCGAAt ttatacTAAACCAAAAGGACAACTTCCTGATTATAATTCACCAGTTGTTCTCAATACTGAGAGACGATCTGTTGAAGATTTTTGTAATAAACTTCATCGAACAATTGCTAAGGAATTTAAAta tgcaCTTGTTTGGGGCTCATCTGTAAAACATCAGCCTCAAAAAGTTGGTAAAGATCATGTTCTCAATGATGAAGATGTCGTTCAAATTGTCAAAAAAGTGTAA
- the LOC122857217 gene encoding centrosomal protein of 131 kDa-like isoform X2: MISIVHPQVATKPPINKHCTIKKPLKKCKLIQKKLDNNNNINEKSEALKKDTIELPDSCNNNSNQKFIDNNSTSFDKLCNMINDLEKNLQQEHEVLSVNQCFLPTEEVPVASTIDHHEQPEKDKPAEFFIKEGSTYEDIMKFLNTLDDDCSIPDFLKIEKQLNNNKLPQNIEDFFLQKNKQQIDSNNSTRNKNIIIGKIRDDELATALLKLEDREATLKLLKDELKNERKQACDKLSKQKFDLTNELQNQKIKYQNIIKRHQKFIEQLIEEKKVLTEKCDILGQKIKEIEIKQQKDIKVLIDRHAIEIQRARELCMASEKIRRERWLEAKTSKIKEMTVKGLEPELRSMVDQHQQEIQDIRSAHMKELQDVELRTIRRSNQQLEQLRIELTESHDKILTNEKDAMRMRFQIKYEEQEKQLQIQQRNYFQQLENEKIKFNNELSKKTTDYNLSLEQLTQKFQDKIEQLKCQNDIEKKNIKEIIDAEKEAWINNFKRQQNIKLSISEANLREQIIKERDEQIELTIDRYEKEKNNIKINLQRETDNTIKCLKDKYESELQVVCENEKLVRDKLLLAEEKYNELEIKLEKTETKLGKCLADFKEETCMVERLTRERDHAKKLARQEIEHEKRELEDKISSLYKEITEINKNRDTHMTQLYSRIKLIITQKDMSIKNITNQANDFKNKCEHLEKLLDQQRKEYVLKNL, translated from the exons atgattagtATTGTTCATCCTCAAGTTGCAACAAAACcaccaataaataaacattgtactattaaaaaaccattaaaaaaatgtaaattaatacaaaaaaaattagataataataataatattaatgaaaaaagtgaagctttaaaaaaagatacaatTGAATTACCTGATAgctgtaataataatagtaatcaaaaatttattgacaataattcaacgtcatttgataaattatgcaatatgataaatgatttggaaaaaaatttacaacaagaGCATGAAGTTTTGTCAGTAAATCAATGTTTTTTACCAACTGAAGAAGTTCCAGTTGCATCAACAATTGATCATCATGAacaa CCGGAGAAAGATAAACctgctgaattttttatcaaggaGGGATCAACATACGAggatattatgaaatttttaaatactctaGATGATGATTGTTCAATtcctgattttttaaaaatagaaaaacaattaaataataataaattaccacaaaatattgaagatttttttttacaaaaaaataaacaacaaattgactcaaataattcaacaag aaataaaaatataattattggaaaaatacGAGATGATGAATTAGCAACAGCACTATTAAAACTTGAAGATCGTGAagcaacattaaaattattaaaagatgaattaaaaaatgaacgtAAACAAGCTTGTGATAAATTaagcaaacaaaaatttgatttaacaaatgaattacaaaatcaaaaaattaaatatcaaaatataataaaacgtcatcaaaaatttattgaacaattaattgaagaaaaaaaagtattaactGAAAAATGTGATATACTTggacaaaaaattaaagaaattgaaataaaacaacaaaaagatATTAAAGTATTAATTGATAGACATGCTATTGAAATACAACGTGCACGTGAATTATGTATGGCATCAGAAAAAATAAGACGTGAACGTTGGCTTGAAGCAAAAACATccaaaattaaa gAAATGACAGTAAAAGGTTTAGAGCCAGAGCTTCGAAGCATGGTtgatcaacatcaacaagaaATTCAAGATATTAGAAGTGCTCATATGAAGGAACTTCAAGATGTTGAACTTCGTACAATACGAAGATCAAATCAACAACTTGAACAATTACGAATTGAATTAACAGAAAgtcatgataaaatattaacaaatgaaaaagatgCAATGAGAATGagatttcaaattaaatatgaagaaCAAGAAAAACAATTGCAAATACAACAacgtaattattttcaacaacttgaaaatgaaaaaattaaattcaataatgaattgtcaaaaaaaactactgattataatttatcacttGAACAATTGACCCAAAAATttcag gataaaattgaacaattaaaatgtcaaaatgacattgaaaaaaaaaacataaaagaaataattgatgCTGAAAAAGAAGCATggattaacaattttaaaagacaacaaaatattaaattaagtaTATCAGAGGCAAATTTACgtgaacaaataataaaagaacGTGATGAACAAattgaattaacaattgatcgttatgaaaaagaaaaaaataatattaaaataaatttacaacgtGAAACAGATAATACAATAaa atGTTTGAAAGACAAATACGAATCCGAACTACAAGTTGTTTGTGAGAATGAAAAACTTGTAAGAGATAAGCTATTATTAGCTGAAGAAAAATACAACGagctagaaattaaattagaaaaaaccGAGACTAAATTAGGAAAATGTTTGGCTGATTTTAAAGAAGAGACTTGT aTGGTTGAAAGATTAACTAGAGAACGTGATCATGCTAAAAAATTAGCAAGACAAGAAATTGAACATGAAAAACGTGAACTTGAAGATAAAATTTCGTCACTGTACAAAGAAATAACtgagattaataaaaatcgtGATACACACATGACACAATTATACAGcag aataaaattaataataacacaaaaagatatgtcaattaaaaatataacaaatcaagctaatgattttaaaaataaatgtgaacatttagaaaaattattggatCAACAGAGAAAAGAATacgtgttaaaaaatttataa